ATACCGATAAGCATGGCTATTGTCGAGCCAATAGCATCTGCGAAGAAGTCGAGCCATTCACCACTTCGATTCCCATTCGTACAGTAGGATTGAAGAACTTCAATGAGTCCTCCCATGATAATAGGCATCAACCAGACCCATACAACGATGAATTTGGGGCTGGCGTGCTTTGTATTGCGTAAGTATTCGAGGCTTATACTTAGGCCTAAAACTAAGTAAATAAGGCTATGTGTCCACTTGTCTATAAACCGAACAGAACTCAGTGGCGTTTCTGGAATAGTCATAAAACACAATATCCAAGTTCCGATTACAATAATACAACTAAATGGGTATTTAGTTAAGATGTGTTTTGTTATGCTCATATTTTACTTCTAATTTGACACAAAAGTAGATATTTTTTCGTAAATTTGCGCATATATTCAAATCAAATTTATATGAGTGAGCAAAAAAGAGCGAAGTTTGGAAGCAAGTTAGGTATGATTCTTGCCACTGCAGGCGGTGCTGTTGGTTTGGGTAATGTATGGCGTTTCCCTTATATGACAGGTCAGAATGGTGGTGCTGCTTTCATTCTTATTTATATTGGTTGTATCTTGTTATTGGGCTTGCCTTGTATGATCAGCGAGTTCATTATCGGTCGTCATGCAGCCTCAAATACGGCACGAGCCTATACAAAGTTATCTAATGGGAGTGCTTGGAAGTGGGTAGGTTACTTAGGAGTGCTCACTGGTTTCCTCATTACGGGCTATTACGCTGTCGTTTCGGGTTGGTGTTTGCAATATGGGGCAGCCTCTGTCCTGAATCATCTGCATGGTACACCAGATTATTTCAAGTCTTATTTTACAGACTTCTCTACCAATCCTTGGAAGCCTGTTTTATGGACCGTAGCTATTCTGTTTCTCACCCACTACATTATTATTCATGGTGTTAGGAATGGTATTGAGCGTGCATCAAAGATTATGATGCCAGCCCTCTTTGTGCTTTTGGTGGCTATTGTCGTTGCATCTTGCCTTCTTCCAGGCGCAAGTAAGGGCGTAGAATTCCTATTGAAGCCCGACTTCAGTAAGGTAACAGGCGATGTATTCTTGGGCGCTTTAGGGCAATCATTCTATTCGATGAGTATTGCGATGGGATGTATCTGTACATACGCCTCTTATTATAGTCGTCATACAAAGTTGTTGAACTCAGCTGTACAGATTGGTGTCATTGACACCTGCGTTGCTATTCTTGCTGGTTTGATGATTTTCCCAGCTGCATTCTCAGTGGGAGTAAGTCCTGATAGCGGACCATCTCTCATCTTCATCACCCTTCCAAATGTCTTTGAGCAGGCCTTTGCGAGTATGCCTATAGTTGGTTATATCATTTCGATGGCATTCTATCTGCTGCTTTCTATGGCAGCGTTGACCTCTTTGATATCCCTACACGAAGTGAGTACAGCCTTCTTCCAAGAGGAGTTGCATATTAGTCGTCCACGTGCTGCAATGATTGTTACGGCTGCTTGTTCGCTTATCGGTGCTGTCTGTTCGTTATCATTGGGCGAATGGAGTTTCCTCAAAGTGGCAGGTGTCGACCTTTTTGATGTCTTCGACTTTGTGACAGGACAAATCTTCCTCCCCGTAGGTGGACTCCTTACTTGTCTGTTCATAGGCTGGTATGTACCGAAAAAGTTGGTTAAGGACGAGTTTACTAACTGGGGAACCACACGTGGTATCTTCTTTGGTACTTACTATTTCCTTATCCGTTTCGTCTGTCCGCTGGCTATTCTTGCCATCTTCCTACATCAGTTAGGAGTATTCTAATCCGTGGGACAAGTGCTTCTCTCCATCTTTTCGTTCCTAAGCTTCTATAAAAGGATGCTTTGCTAAAACTTAAACTCTACGTACTATGAACCTAAAATCGATTTTTTATCTCCATCGTTCCGACCGAAAAGTAATTCTTATACTGTTGCTGTTTATTGCTGGCTGTATTGGTTTGATAATCTTTGTCGGTAATCAAACAACGGAAACATTTGATGTAAAAAACGACAGTATAGTCAGCCGTAAAGGTACATCTTATGCTCATAAAGAATCTTTGCCCGAAGTTGTAACGCCAGAAGGAAGACACTTGTTCTCTTTCGATCCGAACACAGCTACGGCGGAAGAGTTGCAACAATTAGGTTTAGCTCCTTTCCAAGTGCGCAATATCCTCAAGTATCGTTCTAAAGGCGGAGTCTATCATTCACCGATGGACTTTGCCCGACTCTATGGCCTTACACGCAAACAGTATCGGGAGTTAGAGCCTTATATAACGATAGGCGACGATTACGAACCAGCCTCCACACTTGCTTCCGTACAAGCTTATATTGCTCAAAAGGAAGTTGATAAGCAGGCTGCCCATGCGGCTTACGAAGCTTATAAGGCGCAAAATACCTATAAACCTTATAAGGGTAATGATCGCGATACCCTCCGTTACCCATTAAAACTGAAGGTGGGCGAGCATGTTAACCTCGCAACAGCTGATACAACCCAGCTAAAGAAGGTGCCCGGTATTGGCTCTGGCTGGGCGCGAGCTATTCTTAACTACGGCAAACGATTAGGCGGATATGTTGCCGTGGGACAGTTGCAAGAGATAGAGGGTTTTCCAGAGGAAGCTCTGCCTTACTTCTCAATCGCTAATCCACAGACGGAGAAGATAAATCTTAATACTGCAACCCTCACACAGCTTCGTAAGCATCCTTATATGAATTTCTATCAAGCAAGGGCCATCTGTGACTATCGAAGGCTGAAAGGGAAACTTTCTAATCTCTCACAACTCCATCTTTTAAAGGATTTCACGCCCGAAGTAATCGAGCGTTTACGTCCGTATGTTGAGTTTTAATTTATTATCAAAGCTCTTTTATCGTTAATAACAGAAGTTTAATAATCGTCCCTTTTAGCTGCTTAAGAAAAGGGAGGCGATGAATATAAAGGAAGGCTATCAATGCAAAGATAGTCTTCCTACAGATTTATATTTGACATACAATCATTTTCCTTATACTTCTTCTTTACACGAAAGCGTATTTTGTTATATCTTTGTCCTAGTCCCGTTATTCTATCACCATGGTGATACACCTTTATCACCGTGGTGATAGACTATTATCTCCATGGTGATAGATAGCTATCTCCATGGTGATAGAATGACGGGAATAGGACTACAGTATGACGGGAATAGGTTTAAAGTGTAGCGGGACTAGGATTAAAATGTAACGGGAATAGGACTAAATCATAACGGAACTAGGACTGAAATGTAACGGAATAGGAAAAAAGACAGCTAGTGGCATGATTTCTGACAATAAAAAAAGGCATTCAAGGTTTTGCATTGTCTTTCATTTAGCTTACCTTTGCACAAAGAATAAAGTAAACGCAATGGATATACAGGAGATTTACAAGATTTACCAAGCGCACCCTGTTGTGACCACAGATAGCCGTAACTGTCCTGAAGGAAGTATTTTCGTGGCATTGAAGGGAGCATCATTCGATGGTAATAAGTTTGCAGAAGCTGCTTTAGAAAAGGGCTGTAGCTATGCGATCATTGACGAAAAAGAATATGCA
The Prevotella melaninogenica DNA segment above includes these coding regions:
- a CDS encoding VanZ family protein; protein product: MSITKHILTKYPFSCIIVIGTWILCFMTIPETPLSSVRFIDKWTHSLIYLVLGLSISLEYLRNTKHASPKFIVVWVWLMPIIMGGLIEVLQSYCTNGNRSGEWLDFFADAIGSTIAMLIGILLVRYRAKA
- a CDS encoding ComEA family DNA-binding protein — encoded protein: MNLKSIFYLHRSDRKVILILLLFIAGCIGLIIFVGNQTTETFDVKNDSIVSRKGTSYAHKESLPEVVTPEGRHLFSFDPNTATAEELQQLGLAPFQVRNILKYRSKGGVYHSPMDFARLYGLTRKQYRELEPYITIGDDYEPASTLASVQAYIAQKEVDKQAAHAAYEAYKAQNTYKPYKGNDRDTLRYPLKLKVGEHVNLATADTTQLKKVPGIGSGWARAILNYGKRLGGYVAVGQLQEIEGFPEEALPYFSIANPQTEKINLNTATLTQLRKHPYMNFYQARAICDYRRLKGKLSNLSQLHLLKDFTPEVIERLRPYVEF
- a CDS encoding sodium-dependent transporter — encoded protein: MSEQKRAKFGSKLGMILATAGGAVGLGNVWRFPYMTGQNGGAAFILIYIGCILLLGLPCMISEFIIGRHAASNTARAYTKLSNGSAWKWVGYLGVLTGFLITGYYAVVSGWCLQYGAASVLNHLHGTPDYFKSYFTDFSTNPWKPVLWTVAILFLTHYIIIHGVRNGIERASKIMMPALFVLLVAIVVASCLLPGASKGVEFLLKPDFSKVTGDVFLGALGQSFYSMSIAMGCICTYASYYSRHTKLLNSAVQIGVIDTCVAILAGLMIFPAAFSVGVSPDSGPSLIFITLPNVFEQAFASMPIVGYIISMAFYLLLSMAALTSLISLHEVSTAFFQEELHISRPRAAMIVTAACSLIGAVCSLSLGEWSFLKVAGVDLFDVFDFVTGQIFLPVGGLLTCLFIGWYVPKKLVKDEFTNWGTTRGIFFGTYYFLIRFVCPLAILAIFLHQLGVF